Proteins from one Mycobacterium sp. HUMS_12744610 genomic window:
- a CDS encoding helix-turn-helix transcriptional regulator, with amino-acid sequence MDRRPELRHTGVVKIRTSDEAVACDAAVSPATPDGHTRRAIVRLLLESGSITVGEIGDRLALAAAGVRRHLEALIEAGDAESVPAAAWQQAGRGRPAKRYRLTGAGRAKLEHAYDDLAAAAMRQLREVGGEDAIKTFARRRIDAILTGVEAAGSLEDAEVEAAAARVAGALTKAGYVATTARVGGPIHGVQICQHHCPVSHVAEEFPELCEAEQQAMAEVLGTHVQRLATIVNGDCACTTHVPLTQSPSKAHSPRRADTTSIKGASS; translated from the coding sequence GTGGACCGGCGCCCGGAATTGCGTCACACTGGTGTTGTGAAAATCCGAACCAGCGACGAGGCTGTCGCATGCGATGCGGCGGTGTCGCCCGCGACGCCGGATGGTCACACCCGCCGCGCGATCGTGCGGCTGCTGCTGGAATCCGGATCGATCACCGTCGGCGAGATCGGCGACCGGCTGGCCCTGGCGGCGGCCGGCGTGCGGCGTCACCTCGAAGCGTTGATCGAGGCCGGCGACGCCGAGTCCGTGCCCGCCGCGGCCTGGCAGCAGGCGGGTCGGGGGCGTCCCGCCAAACGCTACCGGTTGACCGGGGCGGGCCGGGCCAAGCTCGAGCACGCCTACGACGACCTGGCGGCCGCGGCGATGCGGCAATTGCGCGAGGTCGGTGGCGAGGACGCGATCAAGACGTTCGCCCGTCGCCGCATCGATGCCATCCTGACCGGCGTCGAGGCGGCGGGCAGCCTCGAGGACGCCGAGGTCGAGGCGGCCGCCGCGCGCGTCGCCGGCGCGCTCACCAAGGCCGGCTACGTCGCCACCACCGCCCGGGTGGGCGGGCCGATCCACGGCGTGCAGATCTGCCAGCACCACTGCCCGGTGTCGCACGTCGCCGAGGAGTTCCCGGAGCTGTGCGAGGCCGAGCAGCAGGCGATGGCCGAAGTGCTCGGAACCCATGTCCAGCGGTTGGCGACGATCGTCAACGGCGACTGCGCCTGCACCACCCACGTACCCCTGACCCAGTCACCGAGCAAGGCGCACAGCCCGCGCCGCGCCGACACCACGAGCATCAAAGGAGCGTCGTCATGA
- the mptB gene encoding polyprenol phosphomannose-dependent alpha 1,6 mannosyltransferase MptB has translation MSARHHTLSSSIASLHGDELTVGSPLNDTERTAMQRTRLFGATGTVVMAIGALGAGARPVVQDPTFGVRLLNLPSRIQTVSLTMTTTGAVMMALAWLMLGRFALGSRRMSRGDLDRTLLLWVLPLLPAPPMYSKDVYSYLAQSQISLEGLDPYRVGPASGLGLSHVFTLSVPSLWRETPAPYGPLFLWIGRGISSLTGQNIVAAVLCHRVVVLLGVGLIVWATPRLARRCGVAEVSALWLGAANPLLIMHLVGGIHNEALMLGLMLTGAEFALRGLDPSRFPRLLPATWRHPAAWEPLGLLLAGSVLIALSSQVKLPSLLALGFVTMALANRCGGSLRALLLSGGAMAGLSLAVMALVGWASGLGFGWIYTLGTANVVRSWMSPPTLLALGTGQVGILLGLGDHTTAVLALTRAIGVLIITVMVGWLLVSVLRGRLHPIGGLGVALGVTVLLFPVVQPWYLLWAIIPLAAWATRAGFRMAAIVITLVVGIFGPTANGDRFALFQIVDATVASTLIVLGLIAGTYTRLPWRGLPPEGREPAEAAPTAPAPESAETPRQAAAPDAYADST, from the coding sequence ATGTCGGCTCGCCACCACACGCTGAGCTCGTCGATCGCCAGTCTGCACGGCGACGAGCTGACGGTGGGTTCGCCGCTGAACGACACCGAGCGCACCGCGATGCAACGCACCCGATTGTTCGGCGCCACCGGCACAGTCGTGATGGCGATCGGCGCGCTGGGCGCCGGCGCGCGGCCCGTCGTCCAGGACCCGACGTTCGGGGTGCGGCTGCTGAACCTGCCGTCCCGGATCCAGACCGTGTCGCTGACGATGACCACGACCGGGGCGGTGATGATGGCGCTGGCGTGGCTGATGCTGGGCCGGTTCGCGCTGGGCAGCAGGCGGATGTCGCGCGGCGACCTGGACCGCACCCTGCTGCTGTGGGTCCTGCCGCTGCTGCCCGCGCCGCCGATGTACAGCAAGGACGTCTACTCTTACCTCGCCCAGAGCCAGATCTCCCTGGAAGGGCTCGACCCCTACCGCGTGGGTCCGGCCTCCGGGCTCGGGCTGTCGCACGTGTTCACCCTGTCGGTGCCCAGCCTGTGGCGGGAGACCCCGGCGCCGTACGGCCCGTTGTTCCTGTGGATCGGGCGCGGCATCTCGTCGCTGACCGGGCAGAACATCGTCGCCGCCGTGCTCTGCCACCGGGTCGTGGTGCTGCTCGGGGTGGGCCTGATCGTATGGGCGACGCCGCGGCTGGCGCGGCGCTGCGGCGTGGCCGAGGTCAGCGCGCTGTGGCTGGGCGCGGCCAACCCGCTGCTGATCATGCATCTGGTCGGCGGCATCCACAACGAGGCACTGATGCTCGGGCTGATGCTGACCGGCGCCGAGTTCGCGCTGCGCGGCCTGGACCCGTCCCGCTTCCCGCGGCTCCTGCCCGCCACCTGGCGCCACCCCGCCGCCTGGGAGCCCCTGGGGCTGCTGCTGGCCGGGTCGGTCCTGATCGCACTGTCGTCGCAGGTGAAGCTGCCCTCGCTGCTCGCGCTCGGGTTCGTCACCATGGCGCTGGCCAACCGCTGCGGCGGTAGCCTGCGCGCGCTGCTGCTCTCCGGCGGCGCGATGGCGGGGTTGTCGCTGGCGGTGATGGCCCTGGTCGGTTGGGCCAGCGGGCTGGGGTTCGGCTGGATCTACACGCTGGGCACCGCCAACGTGGTGCGCAGCTGGATGTCGCCACCGACGCTGTTGGCCCTGGGCACCGGACAGGTGGGCATCCTGCTGGGGCTGGGCGACCACACCACCGCGGTACTGGCGCTCACCCGCGCCATCGGTGTGCTGATCATCACGGTGATGGTGGGCTGGCTGCTGGTGTCGGTCCTGCGCGGCCGGTTGCACCCGATCGGCGGGCTGGGTGTCGCGCTGGGTGTGACGGTGCTGCTGTTCCCCGTCGTGCAGCCCTGGTATCTGCTCTGGGCCATCATCCCCCTGGCGGCCTGGGCGACCCGCGCCGGCTTCAGGATGGCCGCCATCGTCATCACCCTGGTCGTGGGCATCTTCGGGCCGACGGCCAACGGGGATCGCTTCGCGCTGTTCCAGATCGTCGATGCGACGGTCGCCAGCACCCTCATCGTGCTGGGACTGATCGCGGGGACCTATACCCGGCTGCCGTGGCGGGGACTGCCGCCCGAGGGCCGGGAACCGGCCGAAGCGGCGCCGACCGCGCCGGCCCCCGAGTCAGCCGAGACCCCACGGCAGGCCGCGGCGCCGGACGCCTACGCTGATTCCACGTGA
- the sufB gene encoding Fe-S cluster assembly protein SufB gives MTLEADKTAAVPLTQEEAIASMGRYGYGWADSDVAGASAQRGLSEAVVRDISAKKNEPEWMLETRLKALRIFERKPMPSWGSNLEGIDFDNIKYFVRSTEKQAATWDDLPEDIRKTYDKLGIPEAEKQRLVSGVAAQYECLAGETLVWTANRGQVPIKEIQRGDRVFSYDEDDERFVVAPVKASAQTDTRLTYTVKTTRRSIRATDNHPMLVLRDERKEGRQRARFARRWVTVGEIKPGDFVAVPRGIPEFGANAELPGVAGLPAPQASSVDLMWLLGLYVGDGNLHVSGRTYRVQFAIPAADVELRAELTRVVNELFGLRCIEADEYRVVVNSKALTEWIVTLGFNGLSLTKHVPDWVYGVPVDQRLAFLGGWVDADGYVGPASSGSVLLTCANEASLGQARELAELSGLRAGGPWSFTQPYRHAPQRIQTAWRLGISGDFERLGCRNPKRTDRFGRRRYMHSSTGAHGTTIRAHTNDWLGFERVKSIEPHTVEPVFDIEVDGPHNFVAEGLVVHNSEVVYHQIREDLEAQGVIFLDTDTALREHPEIFRQYFGTVIPAGDNKFSALNTAVWSGGSFIYVPPGVHVDIPLQAYFRINTENMGQFERTLIIVDEGAYVHYVEGCTAPIYKSDSLHSAVVEIIVKPGGRCRYTTIQNWSNNVYNLVTKRARAEAGATMEWVDGNIGSKVTMKYPAVWMTGEHAKGEVLSVAFAGEGQHQDTGAKMLHLAPNTSSNIVSKSVARGGGRASYRGLVQVNKGAHGSRSSVKCDALLVDTISRSDTYPYVDIREDDVTMGHEATVSKVSDNQLFYLMSRGLTEDEAMAMVVRGFVEPIAKELPMEYALELNRLIELQMEGAVG, from the coding sequence ATGACCCTGGAAGCCGACAAGACCGCTGCCGTCCCGCTCACCCAAGAGGAGGCCATCGCCTCGATGGGCCGCTACGGCTACGGCTGGGCGGACTCCGACGTCGCGGGCGCGAGCGCACAGCGCGGGCTGTCCGAGGCGGTGGTGCGTGACATCTCGGCCAAGAAGAACGAGCCCGAGTGGATGCTGGAGACGCGGCTCAAGGCGCTGCGCATCTTCGAGCGCAAGCCCATGCCGTCGTGGGGGTCGAACCTGGAGGGCATCGACTTCGACAACATCAAGTACTTCGTGCGCTCCACCGAGAAGCAGGCCGCCACGTGGGACGACCTGCCGGAGGACATCCGCAAGACCTACGACAAGCTCGGCATTCCGGAAGCCGAAAAGCAGCGGCTGGTCTCGGGTGTCGCCGCGCAGTACGAATGTCTGGCCGGAGAGACCCTGGTGTGGACGGCCAACCGGGGACAAGTGCCGATCAAGGAAATCCAGCGCGGTGACCGGGTGTTCTCCTACGACGAGGACGACGAGCGATTTGTCGTGGCCCCGGTCAAGGCCTCCGCGCAGACGGACACTCGGCTCACCTACACGGTCAAGACGACCCGTCGCAGCATCCGCGCGACCGATAACCACCCCATGTTGGTGTTGCGGGACGAACGCAAAGAGGGCCGGCAACGCGCGCGCTTTGCCCGCCGTTGGGTGACAGTTGGTGAGATCAAGCCGGGCGACTTCGTCGCCGTGCCAAGGGGAATCCCCGAGTTCGGCGCCAACGCGGAACTTCCGGGCGTGGCCGGTTTGCCTGCGCCGCAGGCCAGCTCGGTCGACTTGATGTGGCTGCTCGGCCTTTACGTCGGTGACGGCAACCTGCACGTTTCGGGGAGGACGTATCGGGTTCAGTTCGCTATTCCGGCAGCCGATGTCGAGTTGCGCGCGGAGTTGACCCGGGTGGTCAATGAGCTTTTCGGCCTGCGCTGCATCGAAGCCGACGAATACCGTGTCGTCGTGAACTCGAAGGCGCTGACCGAGTGGATCGTGACGCTTGGCTTCAACGGATTGTCGCTGACCAAGCATGTGCCGGACTGGGTCTACGGCGTGCCGGTCGATCAGCGGCTGGCGTTTCTCGGCGGCTGGGTCGACGCCGACGGGTACGTGGGGCCGGCGAGCAGCGGATCGGTCCTCCTGACCTGTGCCAACGAAGCGTCGCTCGGGCAGGCCCGCGAACTGGCCGAATTAAGCGGTCTGCGCGCGGGTGGCCCGTGGTCGTTCACGCAACCCTATCGGCATGCACCGCAGCGCATCCAAACCGCTTGGCGGCTCGGCATTTCCGGTGACTTCGAGCGGCTCGGCTGCCGTAACCCGAAGCGGACGGACCGCTTCGGCCGGCGGCGCTACATGCACTCGTCCACCGGCGCACATGGAACGACGATCCGGGCACACACCAACGACTGGCTCGGTTTCGAGCGGGTCAAGTCGATCGAACCCCACACCGTCGAGCCGGTCTTCGACATCGAGGTGGACGGACCGCACAACTTCGTGGCCGAAGGTCTGGTGGTGCACAACTCCGAGGTGGTCTACCACCAGATTCGGGAAGACCTTGAGGCACAAGGAGTTATCTTCCTGGACACCGACACTGCGCTGCGCGAGCACCCCGAGATCTTCCGGCAGTACTTCGGCACCGTGATCCCCGCGGGGGACAACAAGTTCTCCGCGCTGAACACCGCGGTGTGGAGCGGCGGATCGTTCATCTACGTCCCGCCGGGCGTGCACGTCGACATCCCACTGCAGGCCTACTTCCGGATCAACACCGAGAACATGGGCCAGTTCGAGCGGACGCTGATCATCGTCGACGAGGGCGCCTACGTGCACTACGTCGAGGGCTGCACCGCGCCGATCTACAAGAGCGACTCGCTGCACTCGGCGGTGGTCGAGATCATCGTGAAGCCCGGCGGCCGTTGCCGTTACACCACGATCCAGAACTGGTCGAACAACGTCTACAACCTGGTCACCAAGCGGGCCCGTGCCGAGGCCGGCGCCACCATGGAGTGGGTCGACGGCAACATCGGCTCGAAGGTGACGATGAAGTACCCGGCGGTCTGGATGACCGGCGAGCACGCCAAGGGCGAGGTGCTGTCGGTGGCCTTCGCCGGCGAGGGCCAGCACCAGGACACCGGCGCCAAGATGCTGCACCTGGCGCCCAACACGTCGAGCAACATCGTGTCCAAGTCGGTGGCCCGCGGCGGCGGCCGCGCCTCCTATCGCGGCCTGGTGCAGGTGAACAAGGGCGCGCACGGCTCACGTTCCAGCGTGAAATGCGATGCGCTTTTGGTCGACACGATCAGCCGCAGCGACACCTATCCCTACGTCGACATCCGCGAGGACGACGTCACGATGGGTCACGAGGCCACCGTGTCCAAGGTGAGCGACAACCAGCTGTTCTACCTGATGAGCCGCGGGCTGACCGAGGACGAGGCGATGGCGATGGTGGTGCGCGGCTTCGTCGAGCCGATCGCCAAGGAACTCCCGATGGAGTACGCGCTGGAACTCAACCGGCTCATCGAACTGCAGATGGAAGGTGCGGTCGGATGA
- a CDS encoding heme o synthase, producing the protein MSVRGRVAPSRKAETARPGPSSEPSKGPARNRVMATLLAYLALTKPRVIELLLVTAIPAMLLAARGTVNPLLILNTLFGGMLAAGGANTLNCVADADIDKVMKRTARRPLARAAVPTRNALVFGLVLSVGSFFWLWLTTNLLSGLLAVATIAFYVFVYTLLLKRRTSQNVVWGGAAGCMPVMIGWSAVTGTIAWPALVMFAIIFFWTPPHTWALAMRYKDDYKAAGVPMLPAVATERQVTKQILIYTWLTVLTTLALAPAAGWLYAAVAVAAGVWFLAMAHQLYAGVRAGQPVKPLRLFLQSNNYLAVVFCALAVDSALALPTLF; encoded by the coding sequence GTGAGCGTTCGCGGGCGCGTCGCGCCGAGCCGAAAAGCCGAGACCGCCCGGCCCGGGCCGTCGTCCGAGCCGTCGAAGGGCCCGGCGCGGAACCGGGTCATGGCCACGCTGCTGGCGTACCTGGCGCTGACCAAGCCGCGGGTCATCGAACTGCTGCTGGTCACCGCGATTCCCGCGATGCTGCTCGCCGCGCGCGGCACCGTGAACCCGCTGTTGATCCTCAACACACTGTTCGGGGGGATGCTGGCGGCCGGGGGCGCCAACACGCTCAACTGCGTCGCCGACGCGGACATCGACAAGGTGATGAAGCGGACCGCGCGCCGGCCCCTGGCGCGGGCCGCGGTGCCCACGCGAAACGCCCTGGTGTTCGGGCTGGTGCTGAGCGTGGGCTCGTTCTTCTGGCTGTGGTTGACCACCAACCTGCTGTCGGGGCTGCTGGCCGTCGCCACGATCGCGTTCTATGTGTTCGTCTACACGCTGCTGCTCAAGCGGCGGACGTCGCAGAACGTCGTGTGGGGCGGCGCGGCCGGCTGCATGCCGGTCATGATCGGGTGGTCGGCGGTCACCGGCACCATCGCGTGGCCGGCGCTGGTGATGTTCGCCATCATCTTCTTCTGGACACCGCCGCACACCTGGGCGCTGGCGATGCGCTACAAGGACGACTACAAGGCGGCCGGCGTGCCGATGCTGCCGGCCGTGGCGACCGAGCGCCAGGTCACCAAGCAGATCCTGATCTACACCTGGCTGACGGTGCTGACGACGCTGGCGCTGGCGCCGGCGGCGGGGTGGCTGTACGCGGCGGTGGCCGTGGCCGCCGGGGTGTGGTTCCTGGCGATGGCCCACCAGCTGTACGCCGGGGTCCGCGCCGGCCAGCCCGTCAAACCGCTGCGGCTGTTCCTGCAGTCCAACAATTACCTGGCGGTGGTGTTCTGCGCGCTGGCGGTCGACTCGGCCCTCGCGCTGCCGACGCTGTTCTAG
- a CDS encoding ABC transporter ATP-binding protein, which translates to MSAPASTPDAPEIVVRLRGVSKRYGSGATAVAAVSNLDLDVHAAEVFALLGPNGAGKTTTVEMCEGFARPDAGSIQVLGLDPVTDNARLRARIGVMLQGGGGYPAARAGEMLNLVASYAADPLDPAWLLDTLGLTEAARTTYRRLSGGQQQRLALACALVGRPELVFLDEPTAGLDAHARLLVWELIDALRRDGVTVVLTTHQLKEAEELADRLVIIDHGVPVAAGTPAELMRSGAQGQLRFTAPPRLDLSLLASALPEDYRVSEATPGEYLVEGAVDPQVLATVTAWCAQIGVLATDMRVGQRSLEDVFLDLTGRELRS; encoded by the coding sequence GTGAGCGCGCCCGCCTCGACCCCCGACGCCCCCGAAATCGTGGTACGGCTGCGCGGAGTGAGCAAACGGTACGGCTCCGGCGCGACAGCCGTGGCGGCCGTCTCCAACCTCGATCTGGACGTGCACGCCGCCGAGGTGTTCGCGTTGCTGGGCCCCAACGGCGCCGGGAAGACGACGACGGTCGAGATGTGCGAGGGCTTCGCACGCCCGGACGCCGGGTCGATCCAGGTGCTGGGCCTGGACCCGGTCACCGACAACGCGCGCCTGCGCGCGCGCATCGGGGTGATGCTGCAGGGCGGCGGTGGCTACCCCGCCGCCCGCGCCGGGGAGATGCTCAACCTGGTGGCCTCCTACGCCGCCGACCCCCTCGACCCCGCGTGGCTGCTGGACACCCTGGGCCTGACCGAGGCGGCCCGCACCACCTACCGGCGGCTCTCCGGCGGTCAGCAACAGCGCCTCGCACTGGCGTGCGCGCTGGTGGGCCGCCCGGAACTGGTGTTCCTCGACGAACCCACCGCTGGGCTGGACGCGCACGCCCGGCTGCTGGTCTGGGAGCTGATCGACGCGCTGCGCCGCGACGGCGTGACGGTGGTGCTGACCACCCACCAGCTCAAGGAAGCCGAGGAACTCGCCGACCGGCTGGTCATCATCGACCACGGCGTGCCGGTGGCCGCGGGCACGCCGGCGGAGCTGATGCGCAGCGGCGCGCAGGGCCAGTTGCGGTTCACCGCGCCGCCGCGGCTCGACCTGTCGCTGCTGGCCTCCGCCCTGCCGGAGGACTACCGGGTCAGCGAGGCGACGCCGGGCGAGTACCTGGTCGAGGGTGCCGTCGACCCGCAGGTGCTGGCGACCGTCACGGCGTGGTGCGCGCAGATCGGCGTGCTCGCCACCGACATGCGGGTCGGGCAACGCAGCCTCGAGGACGTGTTCTTGGATCTCACCGGCAGGGAGCTGCGTTCGTGA
- a CDS encoding ABC transporter permease: MLGAQFGLELKLLLRNGEQLLLTMFIPITLLVGLTLLPLGSFGANRAATFVPVIMALAVVSTAFTGQAIAVAFDRRYGALKRLGATPLPVWGIIAGKSLAVVAVVFLQSLILGAIGLALGWRPAPAGLLLGGAIIALGTAGFAALGLLLGGTLRAEIVLALANLLWFVFAGLGALTIETRMIPAAAKWLSRLTPSGALTEALSQALTLSVDWFGVAVLAVWGSVAALAGLRWFRFT, translated from the coding sequence ATGCTGGGCGCACAGTTCGGCCTGGAGTTGAAGCTGCTGCTGCGCAACGGCGAGCAGCTGCTGCTGACCATGTTCATCCCGATCACGCTGCTGGTCGGGCTCACGCTGCTGCCGCTGGGCTCCTTCGGCGCCAACCGGGCCGCCACCTTCGTCCCGGTCATCATGGCGCTCGCGGTGGTCTCCACCGCGTTCACCGGCCAGGCGATCGCGGTCGCGTTCGACCGCCGCTACGGGGCCCTCAAGCGGCTGGGGGCCACCCCGTTGCCGGTGTGGGGAATCATCGCGGGCAAGTCGCTGGCGGTGGTCGCGGTGGTGTTCCTGCAGTCGCTCATCCTGGGCGCTATCGGGTTGGCGCTGGGCTGGCGGCCCGCCCCGGCCGGGCTGCTGCTCGGCGGGGCGATCATCGCACTGGGCACCGCCGGATTCGCCGCCCTGGGCCTGCTGCTGGGCGGCACGCTGCGGGCCGAAATCGTCCTCGCGCTCGCCAACCTGCTGTGGTTCGTCTTCGCCGGGCTCGGCGCGCTGACCATCGAGACGCGGATGATCCCGGCGGCGGCCAAATGGCTCTCGCGGCTGACGCCGTCGGGCGCGCTCACCGAGGCGCTGTCGCAGGCGTTGACCTTGTCGGTGGACTGGTTCGGCGTCGCCGTCCTGGCGGTGTGGGGTTCGGTGGCGGCGCTGGCGGGGCTGCGCTGGTTCCGGTTCACCTGA
- a CDS encoding quinone oxidoreductase family protein: protein MHAIEVADTGGPEVLRYVDTPRPNPGPGELLIEAEAIGVNYIDTYFRSGQYPRELPFILGQEMCGTVVGAGEGVDGFSDGDRVVSAAVSGGYAEYATAPAALTAKVPGGVASDVAASVLLKGLTAHYLLKSVYPVQSGDTVLVHAGAGGVGLLLTQWARLLGARVITTVSTPEKERMSRDAGAAEVLSYPDDAAGFGRRIRELTGGAGVAAVYDGVGASTFDASLASLAVRGTLALFGAASGPVPPVDPQRLNAAGSVYLTRPSLVHFIRTRDEFARRATELFDAIGSGAISVQVGGRYPLAEAARAHQDLQGRRTAGSIVLLPWPPSR, encoded by the coding sequence ATGCACGCAATAGAAGTCGCCGACACAGGCGGCCCGGAGGTCCTGCGTTACGTCGACACCCCACGGCCCAACCCGGGTCCCGGCGAGCTGCTGATCGAGGCTGAGGCCATCGGCGTGAACTACATCGACACCTACTTCCGCTCGGGCCAGTACCCGCGCGAGTTGCCGTTCATCCTCGGCCAGGAGATGTGCGGCACGGTCGTCGGCGCCGGCGAGGGGGTGGACGGTTTCAGCGACGGCGATCGGGTGGTCAGCGCCGCGGTGTCCGGGGGCTACGCCGAATACGCCACCGCACCGGCCGCGCTGACCGCGAAGGTGCCGGGCGGGGTGGCATCCGATGTGGCGGCCTCGGTGTTGCTGAAGGGCCTGACCGCCCATTACCTGCTGAAGTCGGTGTATCCCGTGCAAAGCGGCGACACCGTGCTGGTGCACGCGGGCGCCGGCGGGGTCGGGCTGCTCCTGACGCAGTGGGCGCGCCTGCTGGGCGCCCGGGTGATCACCACGGTCTCGACGCCGGAGAAGGAGCGGATGTCGAGGGACGCCGGAGCCGCCGAGGTGCTCTCCTATCCTGACGACGCCGCCGGATTCGGCCGGCGGATCCGCGAGCTGACGGGCGGCGCGGGGGTGGCGGCGGTCTACGACGGCGTGGGCGCGAGCACGTTCGACGCCAGCCTGGCCAGCCTGGCGGTGCGCGGCACCCTGGCGCTGTTCGGCGCCGCCAGCGGACCGGTTCCGCCCGTCGATCCGCAGCGGCTCAACGCGGCCGGGTCGGTGTACCTCACCCGCCCCTCGCTGGTCCACTTCATCCGCACCCGCGACGAGTTCGCCCGGCGGGCGACCGAACTGTTCGATGCGATCGGCAGCGGGGCCATCTCCGTGCAGGTCGGGGGCCGGTACCCCCTCGCCGAAGCGGCCCGCGCCCACCAGGATCTGCAGGGCCGCCGCACCGCGGGCTCTATCGTGCTACTGCCCTGGCCGCCATCGCGCTAG
- a CDS encoding COX15/CtaA family protein, with product MRLVNLLPDPSLRTQRVIAAIVTLTQGGIAVTGAIVRVTASGLGCPTWPQCFPGSFTPVAHAEVPRIHQAVEFGNRMITFAVVIAAVLAVLAVTRARRRREVLVYAWLMPVSTLVQAVIGGITVRTGLLWWTVAIHLLTSMTMVWLSVLLYVKIGEPDDGEVRRRVARPLRALTALIGANLAAVLVTGTLVTAAGPHAGDRGPSRAVPRLKVEIDTLVHAHSSLLVAYLALVVGLGFGLLAVGAARPILLRLGVLLALVCAQAAVGTAQYYTGVPAALVALHVAGAAACTAATAALWASMRQRAEPQPVAG from the coding sequence ATGCGGCTGGTGAACCTGCTCCCCGATCCCAGCCTGCGCACCCAGCGCGTCATCGCCGCGATCGTGACCCTCACCCAGGGCGGCATCGCCGTCACCGGCGCGATCGTCCGCGTCACCGCCTCCGGGCTCGGCTGCCCCACCTGGCCGCAGTGCTTCCCGGGCAGCTTCACCCCGGTGGCCCACGCAGAGGTCCCGCGCATCCACCAGGCGGTCGAGTTCGGCAACCGGATGATCACGTTCGCGGTGGTCATCGCCGCGGTGCTGGCCGTGCTGGCGGTGACCCGGGCGCGCCGGCGCCGCGAGGTCCTGGTGTACGCGTGGCTGATGCCGGTGTCGACCCTGGTGCAGGCGGTCATCGGGGGCATCACCGTGCGGACCGGCCTGTTGTGGTGGACAGTGGCCATCCACCTGCTCACCTCCATGACGATGGTATGGCTGTCGGTGCTGCTCTACGTCAAGATCGGCGAGCCGGACGACGGGGAGGTCCGGCGGCGGGTGGCCCGGCCGCTGCGCGCCCTGACCGCCCTGATCGGGGCGAATCTGGCCGCGGTGCTGGTCACCGGCACGCTGGTGACGGCCGCCGGCCCGCACGCCGGGGACCGCGGCCCCAGCCGGGCGGTGCCGCGGCTGAAGGTCGAGATCGACACCCTGGTGCACGCGCACTCGTCGCTGCTGGTCGCCTACCTGGCGCTCGTGGTCGGCCTGGGCTTCGGCCTGCTGGCCGTCGGCGCGGCGCGGCCCATCCTGCTGCGGCTCGGCGTGCTGCTCGCCCTGGTGTGCGCGCAGGCCGCCGTCGGCACCGCGCAGTACTACACCGGGGTCCCCGCCGCCCTGGTCGCGCTGCACGTGGCGGGCGCCGCGGCGTGCACGGCGGCCACCGCGGCGCTGTGGGCGTCAATGCGACAGCGGGCCGAGCCCCAGCCGGTCGCAGGCTGA